The nucleotide sequence TTGATATCATTATTAACAAAGGTGCCTTTGTTTATTTTACCATTGGAGTAAAATGTGTATAAGTTGCATAAGTATGACGTAGCATTGTAGAGACCATTTATTAAAGAATGTGTGATCCGAAAGTAGGTTTCTTATAAAAAGATCATTGGTTGGAGATGTTGTAAGCTAATTTTATCACAatcatctcattttttttttttttttttttttttttgtccccgtgagcatagctcagttggcagggacaatgcattattatatgcaggggccgaggttcgaaccccggacaccccacttattcactttaaaagtgaatttctagccgCTAGGCtatctgaccaaaaaaaaaaaaacaagtaagtttttaataaaaaatagtgtaATCATTACTTGATCAAATGTAACAACTTacatttttaagagaaaatttttatttatggattccttaaccaatgcccttATGCCACTAGTTAGCGagacctttattttattattattaagtcaATAAGTTACTATCCTACAGTGCACCCAATAATACGACTACTTACAAGCAGTGATTTTAGGATTTCCTCTTCAGATCATAATCGTTTTTGACAATGCATGggaattctttaatttttttttccttcagtgTTGATGAGAAACATGGACaactttcaaaagaaaaattgggaTATGGACAAGTGACAATTATAGGAGTGACatattcttttaaattaaaaaataactagtAACActagtattttattgaaattacaTCTACAAAACAATGTAAACACAAGAACTCTAGAGCAGCTCCTTGTATTTACAAACATCCCGCTGTACTGTCTCTCTCTCACTTCATGGGCTAAAAAGTTCTATTGATCATAGTatcaaaactaaaatcaaagaaggaaaattgaagttgaatgcataaaataaaataaaataaaatttgcatGTATAAGGTGTCGatcagtttgtgtctctgctgGGTGTTTTCTTGTATTGTAGAAGAGAAATCTGGCGCTGCAGTCTCATTTGCTGACGGAATTTAGCAATGAACTCATCAGCACGTTTATCTATTCCTTCACCTTCTTGAACTTCTTCTCTAAAACCCATTTCTTCACATAATTCAACCCCATGATGAAATTCTTCGTCATAATCTCCTTCATCGACTAGATCACTCTTTCTCCCATTGTCAtattcaacaatatcatcatcatgaaaatcataatcaaaatcaacatgTGGGTTTATACACGGAATATGAGGCAAGTGAAAGCGCAACGATGATGGA is from Medicago truncatula cultivar Jemalong A17 chromosome 1, MtrunA17r5.0-ANR, whole genome shotgun sequence and encodes:
- the LOC11419998 gene encoding uncharacterized protein, producing MSLKNGNVGRRAWNFLRLSLLWARKSGVFRRKLATELRLVPKYLKRLGHTTTPTNQIHYFERELSFDETPMFNVKMYRPSSLRFHLPHIPCINPHVDFDYDFHDDDIVEYDNGRKSDLVDEGDYDEEFHHGVELCEEMGFREEVQEGEGIDKRADEFIAKFRQQMRLQRQISLLQYKKTPSRDTN